A window of Cryptosporidium parvum Iowa II chromosome 1, whole genome shotgun sequence contains these coding sequences:
- a CDS encoding CHD3 ortholog with 2x chromodomains plus SNF2 ATpase (2chromo+helicase+Znf_NFX): MDLDVEFSDSSTEGEFDTLGKCISTEDISPEIISRNQNQNQAQTSSCSRSGRVRKMRYSNFSNIDNESELSDESLSEFGQTSKMQKTRERSNRSKGGKSRSQSQKSEDLDYVNEEDLYDGDDEEFMSEDLNNNVDAKRSTDSDDGDEDFYEEPTQKKRSRKPSKTKVSQTSGVKRTVRSSRKAVNYLSFDDSVSSDSLSQDSDEVEVDAEVETEAGMSVSAQQNVRTIDRVISSRQNPEDPNITEYKIKWMGYSHLHNTWESAESLINEGVSGLRRLENFQKKMAEMLQRRKFMTEDEIEQEDITFEIQRQLDFDALIPERIVDVYRENDNSGVDQNNAEDRTQLYYFVKWLSCPYDQCTWESYETLEEHKFLSFIDSFYAQMELVSRFDKNCDYEMRSLALTSFEPYLSTPFYMGIKVKDMLNQSKNLEKMEIDDPKSSNIQEMKIEYQSNNENEHGNSITEDVKMEIKDSQKLEKIKEEVENTDESNDEPFQPRTLRDYQIYGLNWMISRFKKNVNILLADEMGLGKTVQTISVVGHCLYMEKIVAPFLVVVPQSTSDNWLREFKKWLPDANVVLYHGNAYARELIRSYELSTIEMKDEVDENGNYNENLESKDEVHNYNQKGMQGHARAGTGGNGFFRRCRSRSSKQTRKRYRFDVVITTPSILNSQVDCDFLRQIDWYMMIVDEAHQLKNRDSKRFKELHEFGTMYRLLLSGTPLHNNLEELWSLLHFLNPLRFQNYQEFRLRYPDIENPNVIGPDKQRQLEDLQSELQEYVLRRVKKDVEKSLPNKVERILRVELSPQQTDMYKSILTRNYDELSKSTGGTKTSLQNICMELKKVCNHPFLIHRPELDPSQGITVASIQHQLVYGCGKLCLLDKLLSRLREKGSRVLIFSQMVRMLNIISEFLVLRGFRHQRLDGTMGKELRKKAMDHFNSPNSDDFCFLLSTKAGGLGINLTTADTVIIYDSDWNPQNDLQAEARAHRIGQKKQVQIYRLVTKDSIEENILERAKTKMVLDTLVVQGLNNISTSSSQTQASSSAAASVLAMASQALYPNGKKPGSGGASFSRDELAKILKFGAQKLWSKGTNNVPAQSQSGSDSTCGRCTDGQCGEACMHRAVNVDGTQGVENKLKEDENSADLLEDDKRFASQIDLDQVLADAEEHVHDTQGLADGLLRSFANIADFRYEAPPLIIDSNTGALVPLNEKKKEDNEVDFDSKEFWEKTIPEEERLKLIEQNQQNTIITGPRKSAMRDGSLKYRDDGYTYVGGDNSGSEDGRTGRIGDQGLEADENFGTKGKKQSKKKTKEKSVKKSSGSGSSGKSRASSSSGGSKKTEVGSSEQIEDVEMDLGSQKDLDKTPESLGEIVPNREEYPLPEHSLQSREDFEALMLEITSFPHKYNQDDELFPSEINIIYRDISNGVKCVKNGKRARRDPRVLHPKRRFKLFRSILKFGDPYRRLDDIIIDSRLKGKVEKGTILNESQIIVALCYEKAQKELSSENVMAASKEEVEIKDEDDVQNNKSNNEATSILEGQSTTDSTIMGGGVPLEVGSMEDFAEENDIENNNQVSKTALKKNLLLIGSHRANALELVERIKMLSSLDKLMRECNPGVEKPWKLPTGPLARPDRESVKRDEDNENEDDVDDEDEDLDEEEEKEKSFELSNENNLEEKKIEPTNTENENEKQSTPNGNEFDGNYLKFELPPVLVKSLRTPSWGIPWTLQTDIDILKGIYIYGFSNWTMMSMDENLSLSCIKRVKFDKLKQRTLRVMKHLHSVMVIGKTARKKRKFIPSSDQEYNDFNKNENSSSKRGKKVAKKCEDQNKNGTDLSGHLVNDNSNGDHNKGSIKSSKPLVVGGKKGLPEFVLECSNMDEKELRRQARTCFNNSNVKPQLLEIKKLFHPSNNMTDSDVVASLKVLLPVVGDEINEILKLATNEISRNKVHNCLWSYVAKCTVFQPHDIEKIYLSWKGINPPENNTETVTKVNPDPVIEPEPEPEPEPKPKPENEPKPENELKPENEPKLEHELKPENEPKLEHEPKPENGPGIESKSEPEPSSSAPY; this comes from the coding sequence ATGGATTTGGACGTAGAATTTTCAGATTCCTCCACGGAGGGTGAGTTTGATACTTTGGGGAAATGTATATCTACTGAAGATATTAGCCCAGAAATTATAAGCCGGAATCAAAACCAAAACCAAGCACAAACTAGTAGCTGCTCAAGAAGTGGGAGAGTTCGTAAGATGCgatattcaaatttttccaatattgataatgaaAGTGAATTATCTGATGAATCTCTTTCTGAATTCGGCCAAACATCTAAGATGCAAAAAACACGGGAACGATCTAATAGGAGTAAAGGAGGTAAATCAAGAAGTCAGTCTCAAAAGAGTGAAGACCTTGACTATGTGAATGAGGAAGATTTATACGATGGTGATGATGAAGAGTTTATGAGCGAGGacttgaataataatgttgATGCAAAAAGAAGTACCGACTCTGATGATGGTGATGAAGATTTTTATGAGGAGCCAACTCAGAAGAAACGGAGCAGGAAGCCTTCCAAAACTAAGGTATCACAAACAAGTGGTGTTAAGAGAACTGTAAGAAGTAGCAGAAAAGcagtaaattatttaagttTTGATGACTCAGTTTCATCTGACTCATTATCACAAGATTCTGACGAGGTAGAAGTAGATGCAGAGGTAGAGACAGAGGCTGGTATGTCTGTTTCTGCCCAACAAAATGTGAGAACTATAGATAGAGTCATTTCAAGTAGACAGAATCCTGAAGATCCTAATATTACggaatataaaattaaatggaTGGGTTATTCTCATCTACATAATACGTGGGAATCAGCAGAATCTTTGATAAATGAAGGTGTTTCTGGCTTAAGAAGGTTAGAAAACTTCCAAAAGAAGATGGCTGAAATGCTTCAAAGACGTAAATTTATGACGgaagatgaaattgaaCAGGAAGATATTACATTTGAGATACAAAGACAACTTGATTTTGATGCTTTAATTCCTGAGAGAATTGTTGATGTTTATAGggaaaatgataattcaGGAGTAGACCAGAATAATGCTGAAGATCGAACACAATTATATTACTTTGTTAAGTGGCTTAGTTGCCCTTATGATCAATGCACTTGGGAATCATATGAGACCTTAGAAGAGCataaatttctttcatttattGACTCATTCTATGCTCAAATGGAGCTCGTTTCCAGATTTGACAAGAACTGTGATTATGAAATGAGATCTCTTGCTTTAACTTCTTTCGAGCCTTATCTTTCAACTCCATTTTATATGGGAATAAAAGTGAAGGATATGTTAAACCAGAGcaaaaatttggaaaagaTGGAAATTGATGATCCAAAATCTAgtaatattcaagaaatgaAGATTGAGTACCAATCTAACAATGAAAATGAACATGGAAATTCAATTACAGAAGATGTAAAAATGGAAATTAAGGATTCCCAAAAGCTTGAAAAGattaaagaagaagttGAAAATACAGACGAATCCAATGATGAGCCCTTCCAACCAAGAACTCTCAGAGATTATCAGATTTATGGCTTAAATTGGATGATTTCTAGGTTCAAAAAGAatgtaaatattcttttggCCGATGAAATGGGACTTGGAAAAACAGTTCAGACCATATCTGTAGTTGGACATTGTCTCTATATGGAAAAGATTGTTGCTCCTTTCCTTGTTGTTGTACCCCAAAGTACCAGTGATAATTGGCTACGAGAATTCAAAAAGTGGTTACCGGATGCAAATGTTGTTTTATATCATGGGAATGCATACGCTAGAGAGTTAATAAGATCTTATGAACTTTCCACAATTGAAATGAAGGATGAAGTTGATGAAAATGGAAACTATAACGAGAATTTAGAGTCAAAAGATGAAGTTCATAATTATAATCAGAAAGGCATGCAAGGCCACGCGCGCGCGGGAACTGGCGGAAATGGATTTTTTAGGCGTTGTAGGTCAAGATCATCCAAACAAACAAGGAAGAGATATAGATTTGATGTGGTAATAACTACCCCTTCAATATTGAACAGTCAGGTTGATTGTGACTTTCTTCGACAAATTGATTGGTATATGATGATAGTGGATGAGGCTCATCAGTTGAAGAACAGGGACAGTAAGCGTTTTAAGGAGTTGCATGAATTTGGAACTATGTatagattattattaagtgGGACTCCATTACACAATAATTTGGAGGAGCTTTGGAGTCTTTTACATTTTTTGAATCCATTAAGGTTCCAGAATTATCAGGAATTTAGACTAAGATACCCTGATATAGAGAATCCAAATGTAATTGGACCAGATAAACAAAGACAATTGGAAGATCTCCAGAGTGAACTACAAGAGTACGTTTTAAGGAGAGTAAAGAAGGATGTTGAAAAGAGTTTGCCAAATAAAGTGGAGAGGATTTTAAGAGTAGAGCTCTCACCTCAACAAACAGATATGTATAAATCAATTCTGACTCGTAACTATGATGAACTAAGTAAGAGTACAGGAGGTACAAAAACTTCCCTACAGAATATATGTATGGAGCTTAAAAAGGTTTGCAACCACCCTTTTTTGATTCATAGACCAGAGTTGGATCCTTCTCAAGGTATCACTGTTGCGAGTATTCAGCATCAACTAGTTTATGGATGTGGTAAATTATGCCTACTTGATAAATTACTTTCAAGGCTAAGAGAGAAAGGAAGTAGGGTATTGATTTTCTCTCAGATGGTAAGAATGTTGAACATCATATCTGAATTTCTAGTTTTAAGGGGATTTAGGCATCAACGTTTAGACGGTACAATGGGAAAAGAGCTTAGAAAGAAGGCAATGGATCACTTTAACTCTCCAAATAGCGATGATTTCTGCTTTTTGCTTTCCACAAAAGCTGGAGGACTTGGAATCAATTTAACTACTGCTGACACTGTAATTATATATGATTCCGACTGGAATCCACAGAACGATTTACAAGCAGAAGCAAGAGCTCATCGTATAGGCCAAAAAAAGCAAGTTCAAATTTATAGGCTAGTTACAAAAGACTCAATTGAGGAGAACATTCTTGAGAGGGCAAAGACTAAGATGGTTCTTGACACTTTAGTCGTTCAAGGACTTAACAATATTAGTACAAGCAGTTCTCAAACTCAAGCTAGTTCCTCTGCTGCCGCATCTGTTTTAGCTATGGCCTCCCAAGCTCTTTACCCTAATGGAAAGAAGCCCGGGTCTGGTGGAGCATCTTTCAGCCGTGATGAACTTGccaaaattttaaaatttggtGCCCAGAAACTATGGAGTAAGGGCACAAACAATGTTCCCGCTCAAAGCCAGTCAGGCTCTGACTCCACATGTGGTCGATGTACTGATGGGCAGTGTGGGGAAGCATGCATGCACCGTGCAGTTAATGTGGATGGCACTCAGGGCGTAgagaataaattaaaagaagatGAGAATTCAGCGGATTTATTGGAAGATGATAAGAGGTTTGCATCTCAAATAGATTTAGACCAAGTTTTGGCTGATGCTGAAGAGCATGTGCATGACACTCAAGGTCTTGCTGATGGGCTTTTGCGTTCGTTTGCAAATATTGCAGATTTTAGGTATGAGGCGCCACCATTGATAATTGATTCCAATACTGGAGCTTTGGTTCCACTAAATgagaagaagaaagaagatAATGAGGTAGATTTCGACAGTAAGGAATTTTGGGAAAAGACAATACCAGAGGAGGAGAGACTTAAGTTGATAGAACAAAACCAGCAGAATACGATAATTACAGGTCCTCGTAAGAGTGCTATGAGAGATGgttctttaaaatatagGGATGATGGATATACATATGTTGGCGGTGATAATTCGGGATCTGAGGATGGAAGGACAGGAAGAATAGGTGATCAGGGGCTTGAGGCTGATGAGAATTTTGGAACAAAGGGCAAAAAACAATCAAAGAAGAAGACTAAGGAAAAGAGTGTTAAGAAATCAAGCGGAAGTGGGAGTTCAGGAAAGAGCAGGGCTTCTAGCTCAAGTGGAGGTAGTAAAAAGACGGAGGTGGGTTCGTCTGAACAAATTGAAGATGTTGAAATGGATTTGGGTTCTCAAAAAGACTTGGATAAAACTCCAGAAAGTTTGGGAGAAATAGTACCTAATAGAGAGGAGTACCCACTTCCTGAACATTCATTGCAAAGTAGGGAAGACTTTGAAGCATTGATGTTAGAAATAACCAGTTTTCCGCATAAATATAATCAAGATGACGAGCTTTTCCCAagtgaaattaatataatctATAGAGATATTTCAAATGGTGTGAAATGTGTTAAAAATGGAAAGAGAGCAAGGAGAGATCCTCGAGTACTACATCCAAAGCGTAGATTTAAGTTATTTAGGTcgattttgaaatttggTGACCCATATAGAAGATTGgatgatattattatagATTCTAGATTAAAAGGTAAAGTGGAGAAAGGTACTATATTAAATGAGTCTCAGATCATTGTTGCTTTGTGTTATGAAAAAGCTCAAAAGGAACTGTCATCTGAAAATGTTATGGCTGCATCAAAGGAGGAGGTTGAGATTAAGGATGAAGATGATGTtcagaataataaatcaaataatgagGCAACGAGTATTTTAGAGGGTCAATCAACTACAGATAGTACAATAATGGGAGGAGGCGTGCCTTTAGAAGTTGGCTCAATGGAGGATTTTGCTGAAGAAAATGacattgaaaataataatcaagtTTCTAAAACTGctttaaagaagaatttacTTTTGATTGGTAGTCACAGAGCAAATGCTTTAGAGCTTGTTGAAAGAATTAAGATGTTATCTTCTCTTGACAAGCTTATGAGAGAATGCAATCCTGGTGTAGAAAAGCCTTGGAAGCTTCCAACTGGTCCTTTAGCTAGGCCAGATAGAGAATCAGTTAAAAGGGATGAggataatgaaaatgaagatgatgTTGATGATGAGGATGAAGACTTGGATGAGGAGgaggaaaaagaaaagtcGTTTGAACTTTCCAATGAAAATAACttggaagaaaaaaagatcGAGCCAACAAATACTGAGAATGAGAATGAAAAGCAATCAACACCTAATGGAAATGAATTTGATGGTAACTATTTGAAGTTTGAACTTCCTCCAGTATTGGTTAAATCACTCAGGACCCCTTCCTGGGGGATTCCTTGGACACTTCAAACAGATATAGACATACTTAAAggtatttatatttatggATTTTCAAACTGGACAATGATGTCAATGGATGAAAATCTGTCTTTATCTTGTATTAAAAGAGtcaaatttgataaattaaagCAAAGAACTTTGAGAGTGATGAAGCATTTACATTCTGTAATGGTTATTGGCAAGACTGCTCGTAAGAAGAGAAAGTTTATTCCTTCTTCTGATCAAGAatataatgattttaataagAATGAAAATTCTAGCTCTAAGCGTGGAAAGAAGGTTGCAAAAAAGTGTGAAGATCAGAACAAGAATGGAACTGATTTATCTGGACACCTTGTTAATGATAATAGTAATGGTGATCATAATAAAGGTTCTATAAAAAGTTCAAAACCATTGGTTGTCGGGGGTAAGAAAGGACTACCGGAATTTGTGCTTGAATGTTCTAATATGGATGAGAAAGAGTTAAGAAGACAAGCAAGGActtgttttaataatagtaatgtGAAGCCCCAACTTTTAGAGATCAAAAAGCTTTTCCATCCTAGCAACAACATGACAGACTCCGATGTCGTTGCAAGCCTAAAAGTCCTGCTTCCTGTTGTTGGGGATGAAATCAATGAGATCCTTAAACTTGCAACAAATGAGATATCCAGAAATAAGGTCCACAATTGTCTTTGGTCTTATGTTGCAAAATGCACTGTATTTCAACCCCatgatattgaaaagattTATCTTAGCTGGAAAGGCATTAATCCTCCAGAGAATAATACTGAGACTGTCACAAAAGTTAATCCTGATCCTGTTATTGAGCCTGAGCCTGAGCCTGAGCCTGAgcctaaacctaaacctgAGAATGAGCCTAAACCTGAGAATGAGCTTAAACCTGAGAATGAGCCTAAACTTGAGCATGAGCTTAAACCTGAGAATGAGCCTAAACTTGAGCATGAGCCCAAACCTGAGAATGGGCCGGGaattgaatcaaaatcTGAACCCGAGCCTAGTTCCAGTGCCCCCTATTAA
- a CDS encoding hypothetical protein (cdh1, similar to fizzy-related protein, and cdc20 APC regulator of ubiquitin mediated proteolysis): MNSLSLSHSLGKSYLFERYSRFGMSDSIIQRNFQNPVSVYNELLATELLPTTESDFSAMVKLRVGSQSMGVQERRKLGSKKLYGDENEYSRLNSCEVFDPFATVPLRSVSMDPAWLSSTNMGMGPISRKIPKGPFKILDAPNLQDDFYLNLVDWSSTNLLAVGLSSSVYLWSASTCKVTNLLNLQDQDTVTSVSWTQQGNHLAVGTRQGSVQIWDVVEQKKVRTLNGHRARIGAMDWCGPILATGGRDHTVLLRDVREQEHWCSRWLGHKQEVCGVKWSPNEMQLATGGNDNKLLIWSQGYDTPVCQFQEHTAAVKALSWNPHQSGLLASGGGTADRHIRIWNTVTNSCVMAVDTGSQVCNIAWSGNVNELVSTHGYSLNQVILWKWPSMQKIATLTGHTYRVLYLAVSPDGQTIVTGAGDETLRFWQIFPTGRPKGPKNLAALSVPNAPAMR, translated from the coding sequence ATGAATTCTTTAAGCCTTTCTCACTCATTAGGAAAgagttatttatttgagaGATACTCCAGATTTGGGATGAGTGACTcaattattcaaagaaattttcaaaacCCAGTTTCTGTTTATAATGAGCTCTTGGCTACAGAATTACTACCAACAACAGAAAGTGACTTTTCTGCAATGGTCAAATTGAGAGTAGGATCTCAATCTATGGGAGTCcaagaaagaagaaaattagGAAGTAAAAAGTTATATGGcgatgaaaatgaatattctCGATTAAATTCATGTGAAGTATTTGATCCATTTGCAACTGTTCCCTTGAGATCAGTTTCTATGGATCCAGCATGGCTATCATCAACAAATATGGGAATGGGTCCAATCTCTAgaaaaattccaaaagggccattcaaaattttagATGCTCCTAACTTGCAAGATGATttctatttgaatttggTTGACTGGAGCTCCACAAATTTACTAGCTGTTGGATTAAGCTCATCAGTTTATTTATGGAGTGCATCCACATGTAAAGTTACCAATCTATTAAATCTCCAAGATCAAGACACTGTTACTAGTGTATCATGGACACAACAAGGTAATCATCTCGCTGTTGGAACTAGACAGGGTTCTGTTCAAATTTGGGATGTTGTAGAACAGAAAAAAGTACGCACTTTAAATGGACACAGAGCAAGAATCGGTGCAATGGACTGGTGTGGGCCAATCTTGGCAACAGGAGGAAGGGATCATACTGTATTATTAAGGGATGTAAGAGAACAGGAGCATTGGTGTAGCAGATGGTTGGGGCATAAACAGGAAGTATGCGGAGTTAAATGGAGCCCAAATGAAATGCAATTAGCTACTGGGGGTAATGATAATAAGTTGCTTATATGGTCGCAAGGATATGATACTCCTGTGTGTCAGTTCCAAGAACATACTGCTGCTGTTAAAGCATTATCTTGGAATCCCCATCAGTCCGGACTCTTAGCATCAGGTGGAGGAACTGCTGATAGACATATTCGTATATGGAATACTGTAACTAACTCATGTGTAATGGCAGTAGACACTGGTTCACAAGTATGTAATATTGCTTGGAGTGGGAATGTTAATGAATTAGTATCTACTCATGGGTATAGTTTAAATCAGGTTATATTATGGAAATGGCCATCTATGCAGAAAATTGCAACTTTAACTGGTCATACATACAGAGTCTTATATTTAGCAGTTTCTCCTGATGGCCAAACTATTGTAACTGGAGCAGGAGATGAAACTTTGAGATTTTGGCAAATATTTCCAACAGGGAGGCCAAAAGGACCGAAAAATCTAGCGGCTTTATCGGTACCTAATGCACCAGCTATGAGATAA
- a CDS encoding aspartyl (acid) protease — MNIMKILIATLGGAVLFGCSFSRVEARIQMKAYGSIVSTAYYYSDIFVGLPEPQRQSVILDTGSNLLAFSSTQCQQCGTHLDAYYDPFKSITKREVPCHSYCKVCVNNKKQCAYTIHYLEGSSLSGSYFEDFVAIRNEKGVNSEPSPYVVGLSTIFGGITHETNLFFTQAASGILGLAYTASSQERAPLFQTWTKRSKYAKDAILSLCFSSEGGMISFGGYNSEYWVLGSNDKSFRSTSESNLFERALGYSFLSSSSNSQSRSNSRGNNLDSKIGWTPLSILNGNYYVQLTKVSVYQTKLTLHKDSSSGNTKPIPLVIDSGTTLSYFPEHIFIQILNVINQRIAETENKSTFRSLIEAGSKFLEYTGLKSSSSQNELELGIKQISIFPGEIPGAALLRKRVYRRLNNIEDIVNTFNSTVHPENFTNEDIESSNNQLNNSNEVSNHFNQTTTSTTTSTINTLFSSQEFDIDSSVSRIMLETSKGERCWKLRDPNEMSRFPTITLGFPGLKVEWEPAQYLYKKYRNTYCLGFDSDKSFLVLGASFFINKDVIIDVKNSRASFVKSNCPQIAHARRTSTSEMSQLLKDASTSSPESIMKSEVVVFDSNTKHINIENGNSNNNNINNQNPNLSSGTSSKNPPNYRHSADNDTISESHWEPKNLTSPSSLSSYLSPSAVQYTGVTNHSVDYYNQSINYENLGNNDMLILYLKQQLHDIDDIADNTENTQIQKNVQDANNSPSDSKNENQDNNSDNKNSSSRYSNSQPTIIHWLIILLSALFSCYLFNGVDQKDVKTE, encoded by the coding sequence atgaatataatgaaaatactTATTGCTACTCTGGGAGGAGCAGTTCTATTTGGATGTAGCTTCTCAAGGGTTGAAGCAAGAATTCAAATGAAGGCTTATGGTAGTATTGTTTCAACAGCCTATTATTATTCCGATATTTTTGTTGGACTTCCAGAACCTCAGAGACAGAGTGTTATTTTGGATACAGGAAGTAACCTTCTTGCTTTCAGTAGTACTCAATGTCAACAGTGTGGGACACACCTTGATGCATATTATGACCCTTTTAAAAGTATAACAAAAAGGGAAGTCCCATGCCATTCTTATTGCAAAGTTTGtgtgaataataaaaagcaATGTGCTTATActattcattatttagaaGGAAGCAGTTTATCAGGAAGTTACTTTGAGGATTTTGTTGCAATCAGAAATGAAAAAGGAGTTAATTCTGAGCCTTCACCATATGTTGTTGGATTATCAACCATTTTTGGTGGAATTACTCATGAAACTAATCTATTCTTTACTCAAGCAGCTTCTGGTATTCTTGGATTAGCTTATACTGCAAGTTCTCAAGAAAGGGCACCATTATTCCAAACATGGACAAAAAGATCTAAATATGCTAAAGATGCTATTTTATCTTTATGCTTTAGTTCAGAAGGTGGTATGATTTCTTTTGGTGGTTATAATTCTGAATATTGGGTTTTAGGATCCAATGATAAATCATTTAGGTCTACTTCTGAATCTAATTTGTTTGAAAGAGCACTTggatattcatttttatcaaGTTCTAGTAATAGTCAATCACGTTCAAATTCAAGAGGAAATAATTTGGATTCAAAAATTGGTTGGACTCCTTTATCTATTTTGAATGGAAATTATTATGTTCAATTAACTAAAGTAAGTGTTTATCAAACTAAATTAACTTTGCATAAAGATTCATCATCTGGTAATACAAAACCTATTCCACTTGTTATTGATAGTGGTACAACATTATCATATTTCCCTGAgcatatttttattcaaatattgaatgTTATTAATCAAAGAATTGCAGAGACTGAAAATAAGTCAACTTTTAGAAGTCTTATTGAAGCCGGCTCCaaatttttggaatataCTGGTCTtaaatcatcatcatctcAAAATGAATTGGAGTTAggaattaaacaaatttcaattttccCTGGTGAAATTCCTGGTGCTGCATTACTTAGAAAAAGAGTATATAGAAGgcttaataatattgaagatattgttaatacttttaattCAACTGTACATCCTGAGAACTTTACTAATGAGGATATTGAATCAAGTAACAATCAgttaaataatagtaatgaAGTTTCAAATCATTTTAATCAAACAACAACTAGTACTACTACTTCTACTATTAACACATTATTCTCTTCACAAGAATTTGATATTGATTCTTCAGTATCAAGGATAATGCTTGAAACATCAAAAGGTGAAAGATGTTGGAAATTAAGAGATCCAAATGAAATGTCACGTTTCCCAACTATTACTTTGGGATTCCCAGGTTTAAAAGTTGAATGGGAGCCAGCTCAATATCTTTACAAAAAATACAGAAATACTTATTGTTTGGGATTTGATTCTGATAAATCATTCTTAGTACTTGGTGCAtcattctttattaataaggatgttattattgatgtaaaaaattcaagagCTTCATTTGTCAAGTCGAATTGTCCCCAAATTGCACATGCAAGAAGAACTTCTACATCTGAGATGtcacaattattaaaagatgCATCAACTTCATCACCAGAATCAATTATGAAATCTGAAGTTGTAgtatttgattcaaatacaaaacatataaatattgaaaatggtaacagtaataataataatattaataatcaaaatccTAATTTAAGTTCTGGTACATCTAGTAAAAATCCACCAAATTATAGACATAGTGCAGATAATGATACAATTTCAGAATCACATTGGGAGCCAAAAAACTTGACTTCGCCATCCTCACTCTCCTCGTATTTATCTCCATCAGCTGTACAATATACTGGTGTTACAAATCATTCAGTTGATTACTATAATCAAAGTATTAATTATGAAAATTTAGGAAACAATGATATGCtgatattatatttaaagcAACAATTGCATGATATTGACGATATTGCTGATAATACTGAAAATactcaaattcaaaagaatgTTCAGGATGCTAATAATTCACCATCAGATTCTAAAAATGAGAATCAAGATAATAATTCggataataaaaattcttcatcaaGATATAGTAATTCTCAACCAACAATAATACATTGGTTGATTATTTTACTTAGTGCTTTATTTTCATGTTATTTGTTTAATGGTGTAGATCAGAAGGATGTCAAGACTGAGTAA
- a CDS encoding extracellular membrane associated protein with 3 EGF domains and a transmembrane domain → CYIINMLLPNENNSKEINNNSHISTTPNDNLIIKVSNQLRNLQNLPFESICAGDQTINCGENGKCISLPNVNNQKQFLCVCSDGFTGPSCKTGKFIDQLFILSFNLKKKLNLAWDACLTSGPTSLCLNGGICTSKDTPPYYECKCTVGFTGINCEVENNVCKTNNPCQNGGKCSYIGENLPIICTCLTGYSGDYCQIIVKHGIGGAGVKLHPGQIIMIWGFLLFILATILYCTFSVVYDIIVQIRAKKRKDQQEKDDDMDSPSQSDEK, encoded by the coding sequence tgttatattattaatatgttACTCccaaatgaaaataactcaaaagaaataaataataatagccATATTTCTACTACTCcaaatgataatttaattattaaagtttcTAACCAACTTAGAAATTTGCAAAACTTACCATTTGAATCAATTTGTGCTGGTGATCAAACAATCAATTGTGGGGAAAATGGCAAATGTATTTCTTTACCAAATGTTAATAATCAAAAGCAATTCTTATGTGTATGCAGCGATGGATTTACTGGTCCATCTTGTAAAACTGGTAAGTTTATTgatcaattatttattctttcttttaatttaaaaaaaaaactcaaCTTAGCATGGGACGCTTGTTTAACTTCTGGGCCTACTTCTCTATGTTTAAATGGTGGAATTTGTACTAGTAAAGATACCCCACCATATTACGAATGTAAATGTACTGTTGGATTCACTGGTATTAATTGTGAAGTTGAAAACAATGTCTGCAAAACAAATAATCCATGCCAAAATGGAGGTAAATGTTCATATATTGGAGAAAATTTACCCATTATATGTACTTGCCTTACTGGTTACTCTGGTGATTATTGtcaaattattgttaaacATGGCATTGGTGGAGCTGGGGTAAAACTTCATCCAGGacaaattattatgataTGGGGATTTCTCTTATTTATCCTTGCTACTATTCTATATTGTACATTCTCAGTTGTGTATGATATAATTGTACAAATTAGAGcgaaaaaaagaaaagatcaacaagaaaaagatgatgatATGGATTCCCCATCCCAATCTGATGAAAAGTAG